GCATTTTGTTCCCCGAATCAGCAGGTGGATTTTGCTTCCGTTTTTTGAATTTACAAACGTTGCTACATGTGCAAGTACAATCCTAAGCTTGAATTTATTTCGTCAGTTTGGCAGGAAACACCCAAAAGGAATTTTTACTGAATCGTGTGAACACAAGATGGGGAAATGAAGGGACCACAAAGTATTGGTTCTACCAGTAGCTAGTGCACCTTAATAATTCAGTATCAGTGAGGTTTATGGTATGGTACTAAACAAAGACTTCTAGATTGTTTCTATTTTCCCTAGTGCATAATTAAATCTAAGAGGATATTCCCTACTCACAACGATCACTATTAGGGTCACATTGCCACATTAATGCTTTTGAGTCTGCAAATAATAATACGAAATTAGTATTTCACACAGAGAGGAGAGAATAAGATAGGAACATATCTTGTACTTTCTTTTACCGGAAGAACATCTCTAGTATTGCCACAGAAGAGGATAAAAATAGTTAACATTTAGTTTAAACATTACAAGCTGTTCCTGAGACTTATAAATTGCTATAACTTGCACATGGAAACCATCCGAAAATTCAATCAATCTTTGTTGGATTTACTTATGAGATACGTACATTCACATGATTCTGCATATGTAGAGAGAGAAAAAAAATCCAAGCTTCCTTTCCTGTCCAAATAAATGCGCAAGCAAATAACCAAGTGAAAGTTCAGGTAACAGTTATACACAAAACATAAAGTGGAGTATATGAAGAAAATATTCAATCTGAAAAGACAACAAATAAATGAGAGCAATAAGATATTATTGTTAAAATTAGATGCAAACTTTATATATTGAAATCAGTCTGAACAAGAAACGTGTCATACACATTGAAACGCAAATAGTGTTCAATTTGTAACTTACTGGAGAATATGTCCTTCAATCATATGCATCAAGGCATGTAGCCATCCAGTAAATGGTTGAATTATAAGCATAAACTTGTATGTGGTACCACTTGCAAGGATCTGCTCTACCAATTCGTCCATAATGAATTCACTAATGCCGGGTGCATGTATAATCTGAATGGCTTTGTTTCTGAAAAATTAATCCTTACTCATAATTTGAACACCATAGGCACAACCAACGAAAGAGTGGGTCACGATTTCTTCAGCGATTTGTCCCTCCTTTTGATACCGTGTAGCCACAAAAAAAAACAACATGAGACAAAACCTAATCAACTATTAGATCTGGTCATCTGGAGAGTAAAAGCCACCGCTTTAGATCAGATTTTGACGAAGAAAATTCGCTCGGCTTGCCACTCGTGTCAAGTGCTACTTACCAACGACGGGTAAATAAAAAAATGATTGGTAACACTTGCACAAAAGGAGAAATTAGAATAGAAAACAGGCAAACAAACTTGAGAAAGTACACCCAGGCAAATAAGTATTTAGCTTTTCTGAAAAACATGACACATCAGTATAACTTGTTCGAAGGTAACCATATTAGTGGCTAATGTATAGTTATTTGCTCCAGATTTGAGGGAAAGGCTCCATGACGATGAAAAATTATAACATAATATGATTGGTCACGGACAACATCTAAAATAATTGATACTGTAAGATACTAAAAAGTGTGGATGTTCTATCAACAACCACCCATTAAGAAAATGGATTTGGAGTACCGAGTACCTGGCTCTGGGAAAGAATTTATCGCTGGGGGGCTTCCACGTCCTCTCCATTGTCTTTGCAGAGGTTAGTTTGATAGGCTTTTGCAGGCACAACTGCTGATCAAAATCAAAATATATGGGAAGGATTGCAAAGAGACGGGGCAACACCTGTTAGAAAATCAGCGGGGGCGCATCCGGCTAGGGCATAAGCAGCCGCGGCAGCTTCTCCGGATGCATACATCCTCATGGCGTGGAGGCAGTGAGCATCCGGCTGGGGCCACGGCAGCTGTACCTCGTTGTCATGACTCAAACACACTCGAGTTaattgcacagaagtaccacAATTGGGGCATCACATGCAGATTGGTACCACGATTGCTAATTTTTGCATGTCAGTACCATGATTGCTCCAGGTTTTTTCAAATAAGGCTAAAACGCGTATTTATACGTATTGACGCTCGATCCGACAGCTCGGGCCCACCCGTCAGGTGCCACGCTGGCCAATCGGCGCGTGCCCGCGCGCTGACTAGGACGATCcggtgcgctgctgctctccAACCCGGTCCGGTCGCACCAGCTCGCCCCCGCCGCACCattcccctcccctcctcctctcctcactcgtttcctccgtcgccgccgcctgcGTCCCGACTGCCGGCCGCCGCACCGCCCCGCCGACGCCATGGTTTTGGAGGACGAAAGCAGCGACGACCAGTCTAGCCTCCCGTACATGCATTCTTCCTCCACAGACGGTCTCAACGAGGTCAGTACAGTGAgcttagggttagggttacaGATTTGGGATTTCttgatttggttgattttggtagGTTTTGATTTGCCCATTGTCTTTGTGCGAGCTTCTGCAGGTCCCTTTCAGCCTTGAAGATCCAGATTACAAGGGGCTTGAGCTGGATGTGATGTCTCCATGTGAGAAGCACGGTATGGCATCTGAGAGGCTTGTTGCCTTTGAAGGAACAGACACAGGCAGGCGGTTTTTAGCATGTGCACAGCCGGTATGGATTGTAGGCATAgtaaaaaaaaattcttactttgtCAGTGCCATATTGAACTCTGTTTGCTGGAGTACTCTCCTTGCTGTCAACATTTTGGTTCATAGTGGCATTAGAGTAGCTTATTTAGGTCAAGCATGAGTATATTTTGCTGGAGTACAATGGCATAGTAATTTTGGTTAATAGTGGTACTAGAGTAGCTTAAAAATGATAACTAACCTAGTCAGTCAGCTACTCAAGTGGCTGCTCCTCTTGTTAAATGTAGTGGTCTGATGCTAAATTTAGATATTCTTTTTGGCAACTGCAGTTATCTTGTGTAATTACTTGTTGTATGAACtgtgttggtgttgttgttgtttttgcaGGCAGGTAGCAATTGTGGCTTTGTTGAATGGGTTGATCACCAGTGGCCCCCAACAATGCAGAATGCATTGTTGAAGCTATGGGCAATGGTTGAAGATGCCAAAACTGCTAGGGTGAATGACAATCTTGAAAGTTTTTTCACTATCCACCATCTGACAGAAGAGAAGAACAAGCTGGATGCCAACTATGACAAGCTAGTCCAAGATGTGCATGAGCTGATGAACTTCCAGGAAGATAAGGTGGTGGATTTCAGACATCTGCAGTCTGCCATTACATATCAGCAGGAGGTAAGAAAAGAACTGATTGATGATATGAAGGCACAGATGGCAAGTGAGATGGCAAAGAAAGATGAAGAGACCCAGAAACTTACTCTGAAGTATGAGCTGCTGCTCAACCTGACAAGAGCTCAAGCAACAGTCATTCAAAACTTGAAGTTGAACAAAATGAAAGAGAAGCAAGTGCTTACTGAAGCTAGTATGAATTTGGAGCTGAAGAATGCAGAGCTAACAAAATGTCAGGAGAAGCTCACCCAAGAGAAGCTAGAGTTGAAGCTTCAGGTTGCTGATCTGCTTAAGGGAAATGAAAAGCATATTGAAGAGAAGTGGCAGTTAGAGTTTCAGAATGAAAAGTTGAAGGAGAAGTTCAGGGGGATTCAGGCCATCTTGGAGAAGTGAAGAAGATGAAAATGAGATTAGTGGCATTGCTGACCTTTTGGGAATGATGGTTGTGTAATGACCTAGCATCTAGGAACTAAGGTTGTGTATTGTATGCTTGTACTAATGGTGAACTATGGTTGTGTATGTATGTAGTAGTTATGCTATTCATCCTTTTGTGAGAAAAGGATGAACTATGCATTTGAAGTTGAACTCCTCTATGTATTGTGAACAATGGTTATGTATGGCTATAATGAGTTGAACTCCAGAAACTAATGTGATCAGTTTCTTATTATGTATGGATATGCTGATTATGTAGAAGGATATGTTGATGATGATACATTATGACAATGTTGCAACAAACCACTCATGTCATACAAAATAAAAGAGGAACAAGACTGACTAAATCTCATTGCATCAGAAGATAACTTCACTGATCCATTAACACTTGATCCATTACAACTTGGCTTAAACTAGAGCAACTAAACCAGACAGTACATTGCATTTAGATTGGCTGCAACTAAACCAACTAACTAACTTAATATCTTGCCTGCAACTAACCCAAGCACAAATATagtgaaaagaaacaacacattGTGAAATTTGGCCCTAATCCCTACAATCTCTGCATTCTTCTCTCTGAGTTGAGTTTGCAGAGACAGAAACATGGCCTCCCTTGTGCCATCATCTTCACTTGGAGTCAGCATTGGAAATTGATCTTCCTCTCTAGCAACAGTTGCACCTTTAAGCCTCCATACTTCATCACGTAGATCCCCAATGAGCTCACTCCAGAATGTGGGCAATGGATCATCATGCCATTGCACAAATCCACAGCCACCGTGCTATTAAGATGCAGAAACAAATTTCCAAAAATATATCATTTCACATACTACTGCACAGAAGAAAAAGGAAGGAAattaggcaaaaaaaaacaacaCTCACCATAGCATCCACGCAGCTATAGTACCTCCTACCAGGGTTCTGCCTGCTCCAGGAGATCCATCTTGGCGCCTTCCTCGGAGGTGAGCAGTGGCACATCACTGGAGGCTCGTATGCCATTGGGAGCTCGCGGTAGCGCACCGGCGAGCgcgcctcctcccccctccttcctgCAGCTCGACGAAATCCGGGAGCGGACCCGGCACTGGACGACCATgacatctctctctccatcgccgGCCCCAGTCAGCGCCTCCACGCTGAgatttctccttcttctcctttgcTGCGCTCCAAATGGACACTGCGTGGACGAACCCTAGTTTCGTTCCCAAATCTGAGATCTTGTGTTGTCACTTTAATAGTAG
The sequence above is a segment of the Aegilops tauschii subsp. strangulata cultivar AL8/78 chromosome 6, Aet v6.0, whole genome shotgun sequence genome. Coding sequences within it:
- the LOC109732984 gene encoding uncharacterized protein produces the protein MVLEDESSDDQSSLPYMHSSSTDGLNEVPFSLEDPDYKGLELDVMSPCEKHGMASERLVAFEGTDTGRRFLACAQPAGSNCGFVEWVDHQWPPTMQNALLKLWAMVEDAKTARVNDNLESFFTIHHLTEEKNKLDANYDKLVQDVHELMNFQEDKVVDFRHLQSAITYQQEVRKELIDDMKAQMASEMAKKDEETQKLTLKYELLLNLTRAQATVIQNLKLNKMKEKQVLTEASMNLELKNAELTKCQEKLTQEKLELKLQVADLLKGNEKHIEEKWQLEFQNEKLKEKFRGIQAILEK